One window of the Salvia miltiorrhiza cultivar Shanhuang (shh) chromosome 6, IMPLAD_Smil_shh, whole genome shotgun sequence genome contains the following:
- the LOC130989857 gene encoding uncharacterized protein LOC130989857 isoform X1, with protein sequence MIWIALISPVLVLLFTSLCKVFLESLSASKAAFLNDGASSRRRNVLVVIAHPDDESMFFAPVINYLTSGHHNVHILCMSTGNADGMGSIRKEELYLASVVLKIPTQQVKILDHPDLQDGFGKVWNWNLLASIIDEETRTHSIDLIITFDDYGISGHCNHCDVHQGVRKLLLDASGRRLEACEIVSPNIVRKYIGPVDIWLSILFCRLKKDGPSYCLVNLDLRKSYAAMAQHSSQWVWFRKLFVTFSSCTYVTTLKKIV encoded by the exons ATGATATGGATAGCATTAATCTCACCAGTGCTAGTGCTCTTATTTACTTCTCTTTGCAAAGTTTTTCTGGAATCTTTGTCCGCCTCAAAAGCAGCATTCTTAAACGATG GTGCGAGTTCTAGAAGGAGAAATGTCTTGGTGGTTATTGCTCATCCTGACGATGAGTCTAT GTTCTTTGCTCCTGTGATTAATTACCTGACTTCTGGGCATCATAATGTACACATACTTTGCATGTCAACTG GCAATGCAGACGGCATGGGAAGTATTAGAAAAGAAGAGTTATACCTGGCCTCCGTGGTTCTCAAG ATCCCAACGCAGCAAGTGAAGATACTGGACCATCCAGATTTGCAG GATGGTTTTGGCAAAGTGTGGAACTGGAACTTGTTGGCGAGCATCATTGATGAGGAAACTCGTACCCATTCTATTGACttg ATCATTACATTTGACGATTACGGTATATCTGGTCATTGCAACCATTGCGACGTTCATCAAGGAGTAAG AAAGTTGTTGCTTGATGCTTCCGGGAGACGCCTCGAGGCCTGTGAGATT GTAAGCCCTAACATAGTGCGCAAGTACATTGGACCAGTAGATATTTGGTTATCCATCTTGTTTTGCAGACTTAAAAAAGACGGACCATCATATTGCTTGGTTAACTTAGATCTCCGTAAAAGTTATGCAGCTATGGCTCAGCATTCCAGCCAATGGGTTTG GTTCCGCAAACTATTTGTGACATTTTCGAGCTGTACTTACGTTACCACCCTTAAGAAAATCGTGTAA
- the LOC130989857 gene encoding uncharacterized protein LOC130989857 isoform X2 — translation MIAATSYLRIEHDMDSINLTSASALIYFSLQSFSGIFVRLKSSILKRWFFAPVINYLTSGHHNVHILCMSTGNADGMGSIRKEELYLASVVLKIPTQQVKILDHPDLQDGFGKVWNWNLLASIIDEETRTHSIDLIITFDDYGISGHCNHCDVHQGVRKLLLDASGRRLEACEIVSPNIVRKYIGPVDIWLSILFCRLKKDGPSYCLVNLDLRKSYAAMAQHSSQWVWFRKLFVTFSSCTYVTTLKKIV, via the exons ATGATTGCGGCTACATCCTATCTCAGAATCGAACATGATATGGATAGCATTAATCTCACCAGTGCTAGTGCTCTTATTTACTTCTCTTTGCAAAGTTTTTCTGGAATCTTTGTCCGCCTCAAAAGCAGCATTCTTAAACGATG GTTCTTTGCTCCTGTGATTAATTACCTGACTTCTGGGCATCATAATGTACACATACTTTGCATGTCAACTG GCAATGCAGACGGCATGGGAAGTATTAGAAAAGAAGAGTTATACCTGGCCTCCGTGGTTCTCAAG ATCCCAACGCAGCAAGTGAAGATACTGGACCATCCAGATTTGCAG GATGGTTTTGGCAAAGTGTGGAACTGGAACTTGTTGGCGAGCATCATTGATGAGGAAACTCGTACCCATTCTATTGACttg ATCATTACATTTGACGATTACGGTATATCTGGTCATTGCAACCATTGCGACGTTCATCAAGGAGTAAG AAAGTTGTTGCTTGATGCTTCCGGGAGACGCCTCGAGGCCTGTGAGATT GTAAGCCCTAACATAGTGCGCAAGTACATTGGACCAGTAGATATTTGGTTATCCATCTTGTTTTGCAGACTTAAAAAAGACGGACCATCATATTGCTTGGTTAACTTAGATCTCCGTAAAAGTTATGCAGCTATGGCTCAGCATTCCAGCCAATGGGTTTG GTTCCGCAAACTATTTGTGACATTTTCGAGCTGTACTTACGTTACCACCCTTAAGAAAATCGTGTAA
- the LOC130989857 gene encoding uncharacterized protein LOC130989857 isoform X3, with protein MEGASSRRRNVLVVIAHPDDESMFFAPVINYLTSGHHNVHILCMSTGNADGMGSIRKEELYLASVVLKIPTQQVKILDHPDLQDGFGKVWNWNLLASIIDEETRTHSIDLIITFDDYGISGHCNHCDVHQGVRKLLLDASGRRLEACEIVSPNIVRKYIGPVDIWLSILFCRLKKDGPSYCLVNLDLRKSYAAMAQHSSQWVWFRKLFVTFSSCTYVTTLKKIV; from the exons ATGGAAGGTGCGAGTTCTAGAAGGAGAAATGTCTTGGTGGTTATTGCTCATCCTGACGATGAGTCTAT GTTCTTTGCTCCTGTGATTAATTACCTGACTTCTGGGCATCATAATGTACACATACTTTGCATGTCAACTG GCAATGCAGACGGCATGGGAAGTATTAGAAAAGAAGAGTTATACCTGGCCTCCGTGGTTCTCAAG ATCCCAACGCAGCAAGTGAAGATACTGGACCATCCAGATTTGCAG GATGGTTTTGGCAAAGTGTGGAACTGGAACTTGTTGGCGAGCATCATTGATGAGGAAACTCGTACCCATTCTATTGACttg ATCATTACATTTGACGATTACGGTATATCTGGTCATTGCAACCATTGCGACGTTCATCAAGGAGTAAG AAAGTTGTTGCTTGATGCTTCCGGGAGACGCCTCGAGGCCTGTGAGATT GTAAGCCCTAACATAGTGCGCAAGTACATTGGACCAGTAGATATTTGGTTATCCATCTTGTTTTGCAGACTTAAAAAAGACGGACCATCATATTGCTTGGTTAACTTAGATCTCCGTAAAAGTTATGCAGCTATGGCTCAGCATTCCAGCCAATGGGTTTG GTTCCGCAAACTATTTGTGACATTTTCGAGCTGTACTTACGTTACCACCCTTAAGAAAATCGTGTAA